GCTTTGAATTTGGCCCAATTGATGTCGAACAGTCAAAGATGTAGGCGGAAGATGCATGAAAGAAATACGATCCAGGAAAACGGAGCAAAGCCTCACAAATGTTTTTTGGAACTGTAAAGTTGGCAATGAAAGTTTCTTGCTTTGCAAAAAATGAACGACCGACAGAACTTTGCCCAATCAGATTAAAGACTACATCTGGAGCTTCACAGTCGAACAAACGAGTAATTCCCTCAACTGAGTAGTCAGCATGCTGAATGTAGCTTATATTTCGCTGCCGCCCGAATCCTCGCTGTGTAGCTGAACGTGAAACTGCAACAACTTCAAAGTTTGTATCCTGAGATAAGATTTCAACTAGAAGGCGTCCATCTTGCCCAGAAGCACCGAAGACTATGATCTTCATTAGCTATTCACAAGTGATGCGAGAAATAGCAAATCTTTCTTAAATCCAGCTCCTTGATCTAGATGACCCTGCCACGTCTCGACGATTGCAGAATTACCTGACAACTTATGCTTAAGAAGTGAAGACAGAAACGGATGCATTCTTTTGGTATGAACAAGGTTTAGGCCCTCGTCATCAATTCCACTAGCCCCAGCTAAATGATAATGGCCTGCATGGTCAGCGAGCAAATCTGAGTATGTTTCGAAAGAGACGCCGTAAAAGTTACATGCCATCATTAGGTGCGACAAATCAAGGCAAATCTTTTTATTATACTCTCGAGCAAACTCAAGAATTTCCTTCGGATGCGCAAAAGTATTCACGTAGCGCTGTCCCCCAAGGTACCAAGCTAACGCGGGAAGGGATTGAGGAAGTATGGAAATAGACGGATATTCTGATATGCATTTATCAATAAAATCATTTATTTGTGGATACAATTTAGCCTTAGATGCGTCGTGCGAGTATTCAGTGTAAGATGAAAAACTAACCACCAGATTGAGTGGGTAGGAAAGTCGATATTGCTGATGAAAGTTTTTCAAGTGATCTAGGAGTATTTTGAAGCTATCTGTCGAACGAAGGGCCAGGTCTTTATCGTGTGAAAATGGATCAAATATCAGATTATCTTCGTATATATCTGGAGCATGAAAACCAATCCGATTGTCCTGTATGATGGTTTCAATTTCTCGGGGTATATCAGCAAAGACGTCTCGATATGACATATGGATTTCAAGATATGAAGATGGTATAGACTTGGAGAGAGGGGTAATGTCTCGATATCTAACTGGGAAGCCAATCAGGCGACCACTCATCAGTTCTGATAGATCACTGGAATCTTCTTCCGGCACAAATATTGAACGTGTAATCAGCTGACCTGCACTTAGTGGCGAGACAGTTTTTTTATGCATATATTTTGAGAAGGATTCTGGAGACAAGCCTTCGCCTGAAGGATAAAAGTCAAGTAATGATGGAGTTAAGACTGAACCGGCTGGAATATCGGACTTGGCAATAATAGACTTAGTCAAAGAGATCTTATTAAACTTTTCACCAGGGCCAATCGTTCGAGGCTGTTCACTGCCAAGCATTTGAAAAGCTCTTTGGCACTCGGATACATATTGGATTAATTCGCTAGGTTCAAGGCTTACCGAGTGGTCGTTTCCATAAGAATTACGATCAAGTGTTATGTGCTTTTCCAGAATAGTTGCCCCTAGAGAAACTGCTACCAAGCTGGCTGTCGAACCAAGGTCATGACTTGAATAGCCAATAGGGCAGCGACATTTTGTTTTTAAACGATTAATGTATGAAAGGTTGAGATGATGGTCTGGTGCAGGATAAGCAGAGTGGCAGTGGAATATTCCGTATTCAGAATCCGTTTTACCAAGGCGATTGATCAGATCATCCACCTCATCTTCTGAAGACATTCCAGTCGATATAAGAAAAGGCTTTCTTGTTTTGAAAACTTCTTCAAGCAATAATGTATTTCTCATATCACCAGAACCTATTTTATAAGAGTCAACACCTAGAGATTCTGCAAATCTGAGTGAGTCCAGATCCCAGACTGAGAAAAATACATGAATATCCATCATAGTACATTCTCTCCAAATCTTTTCATATCCAGAAAAGTCTATGAATGTCTTTTTTATATATTCATCTACAATCTCGGATCCTATGTCTCTATGACCTTTGATATTCAAGAAAGTACTTGGTGATCTCAGCTGGAACTTGACTGAATCACAGCCCGCTTCTTTTGCAACTTCTGCCAACTCAATGGCGCTTGAGATAGAGCCATTGTGGTTAAGGCCAACTTCTGCAATAATGGTCAGCTTTTCGGGATTAAACCAGTCTTGACTCACTCTTAAAACTTGCGATGCTCAACATTAGCACAGCCGTCCTAGCGGGACGGTATAGTTTTTAAACTAAGACTAAAAGCGATCTGCATGAGCTTCCTCACAAGAAAATTCGCATCATTTCTTCGCCAAAAAGCCCATCAGAGATTTGCTGATAGAGTATTTAATCATCGTAGAGTTATTGAAGATGAGTCAGGTCTCTTTTTTAGACTCGATCCTCTTCCTAAAGCAGACGAACTCGATCAATATTACTCGAGCCTGTATTGGCAA
This DNA window, taken from Synechococcus sp. LTW-R, encodes the following:
- a CDS encoding N-acetylneuraminate synthase family protein gives rise to the protein MSQDWFNPEKLTIIAEVGLNHNGSISSAIELAEVAKEAGCDSVKFQLRSPSTFLNIKGHRDIGSEIVDEYIKKTFIDFSGYEKIWRECTMMDIHVFFSVWDLDSLRFAESLGVDSYKIGSGDMRNTLLLEEVFKTRKPFLISTGMSSEDEVDDLINRLGKTDSEYGIFHCHSAYPAPDHHLNLSYINRLKTKCRCPIGYSSHDLGSTASLVAVSLGATILEKHITLDRNSYGNDHSVSLEPSELIQYVSECQRAFQMLGSEQPRTIGPGEKFNKISLTKSIIAKSDIPAGSVLTPSLLDFYPSGEGLSPESFSKYMHKKTVSPLSAGQLITRSIFVPEEDSSDLSELMSGRLIGFPVRYRDITPLSKSIPSSYLEIHMSYRDVFADIPREIETIIQDNRIGFHAPDIYEDNLIFDPFSHDKDLALRSTDSFKILLDHLKNFHQQYRLSYPLNLVVSFSSYTEYSHDASKAKLYPQINDFIDKCISEYPSISILPQSLPALAWYLGGQRYVNTFAHPKEILEFAREYNKKICLDLSHLMMACNFYGVSFETYSDLLADHAGHYHLAGASGIDDEGLNLVHTKRMHPFLSSLLKHKLSGNSAIVETWQGHLDQGAGFKKDLLFLASLVNS